In Saimiri boliviensis isolate mSaiBol1 chromosome 12, mSaiBol1.pri, whole genome shotgun sequence, one genomic interval encodes:
- the SEMA4G gene encoding semaphorin-4G isoform X2: MLGRLWPLLLSFLAATAVPGPSLRRPSRELDATPRMTIPYEELSGIRHFKGQAQNYSTLLLEEASARLLVGARGALYSLSANDIGDGAHKEIHWEASPEMQSKCHQKGKNNQTECFNHVRFLQRLNSTHLYACGTHAFQPLCAAIDAEAFTLPTSFEEGKEKCPYDPARGFTGLIIDGGLYTATRYEFRSIPDIRRSRHPHSLRTEETPMHWLNDAEFVFSVLVRESKASAVGDDDKVYYFFTERATEEGSGSFTQSRSSHRVARVARVCKGDLGGKKILQKKWTSFLKARLICHIPLYETLRGVCSLDADTSSRTHFYAVFTLSTQWKTLEASAICRYDLAEMQAVFAGPYMEYQDGSRRWGRYEGGVPEPRPGSCITDSLRNQGYNSSQDLPSLVLDFVKLHPLMARPVVPTRGRPLLLKRNVRYTHLTGTPVTTPAGPTYDLLFLGTADGWIHKAVVLGSGMHIIEETQVFREPQSVENLVISLLQHSLYVGAPSGVIQLPLSSCFRYRSCYDCILARDPYCGWDAGIQACMTATTTANRTALIQDIERGNRGCESSRDTGPPPPLKTRSVLRGDDVLLPCDQPSNLARALWLFNGSMGLSDGQGGYRVGVDGLLVTDAQPEHSGNYGCYAEENGLRTLLASYSLAVRPATPAPAPQAPATAGAQLAPDVRLLYVLAIAALGGLCLILASSLLYVACLREGRRGRRRKYSLGRASRAGGSAVQLQTVSGQCPGEEDEGDEEEGAEGLEGSCLQIIPGEGAPAPPPPPPPPPPAELTNGLVALPSRLRRMNGNSYVLLRQSNNGVPAGPCSFAEELSRILEKRKHTQLVEQLDESSV, encoded by the exons ATGTTGGGGAGGCTCTGGCCCCTCCTCCTGAGCTTCCTTGCAGCAACTGCAGTCCCGGGACCCTCACTGCGGAGACCATCCAGAGAACTAGATGCCACCCCTCGGATGACCATACCCTACGAAG AGCTCTCTGGGATCCGGCACTTCAAGGGCCAAGCCCAGAACTACTCAACACTGCTGCTGGAGGAGGCCTCAGCAAGGCTGCTGGTGGGAGCCCGAGGCGCCCTGTACTCTCTCAGTGCCAATGACATAGGAGACGGGGCTCACAAAGAG ATCCACTGGGAAGCCTCCCCAGAGATGCAAAGCAAATGTCatcaaaaagggaaaaacaaccAG ACGGAGTGCTTTAACCATGTGCGGTTCCTGCAGCGGCTCAATTCCACCCACCTCTATGCATGTGGGACTCACGCCTTCCAGCCCCTCTGTGCAGCCATC GATGCTGAGGCCTTCACCTTGCCAACGAGCTtcgaggaggggaaggagaagtgTCCTTATGACCCAGCCCGCGGCTTCACAGGCCTCATCATTG ATGGAGGCCTCTACACAGCCACTCGGTACGAATTCCGGAGCATTCCTGACATCCGCAGGAGCCGCCACCCACACTCCCTGAGAACCGAGGAGACGCCAATGCACTGGCTCAATG ATGCTGAGTTTGTGTTCTCTGTCCTCGTGCGGGAGAGCAAGGCCAGTGCAGTGGGTGACGATGACAAGGTTTACTACTTCTTCACGGAGCGTGCCACCGAGGAGGGTTCTGGCAGCTTCACTCAGAGCCGCAGCAGCCACCGTGTGGCCCGTGTGGCTCGCGTCTGCAAG GGAGACCTGGGAGGGAAGAAGATCCTGCAGAAAAAGTGGACTTCCTTCCTGAAAGCCCGTCTCATCTGCCACATTCCACTATATGAGACGCTGCGTGGGGTCTGCAGCCTGGATGCTGATACCTCAAGCCGTACACACTTCTATGCAGTCTTCACACTGAGCACACAGTG GAAGACCCTGGAGGCCTCAGCCATTTGCCGCTATGACCTGGCCGAGATGCAGGCTGTCTTTGCAGGACCCTATATGGAATACCAGGATGGTTCCCGGCGTTGGGGTCGCTATGAGGGTGGGGTGCCTGAGCCCCGGCCTGGCTCG tgCATCACAGATTCATTACGCAACCAAGGCTACAACTCATCCCAAGACTTGCCGTCCCTGGTCCTGGACTTCGTAAAGTTGCACCCACTGATGGCTCGGCCCGTTGTGCCCACACGTGGACGGCCCCTGCTGCTCAAGCGCAACGTACGCTACACACACCTAACGGGGACGCCTGTCACCACGCCTGCTGGACCCACCTATGACCTGCTCTTTCTGGGCACAG CTGATGGCTGGATCCACAAGGCTGTAGTCCTGGGCTCTGGGATGCACATTATTGAAGAGACACAAGTgttcagggagccccagtctgtgGAAAATCTAGTCATCTCTCTATTGCAG CACAGCCTCTACGTGGGGGCTCCTAGCGGAGTCATCCAACTACCACTCTCCAGCTGCTTCCGCTACCGATCCTGCTATGACTGCATCTTGGCCCGGGACCCCTACTGTGGCTGGGACGCTGGCATCCAGGCCTGCATGACAGCCACCACCACAGCTAACAG GACAGCACTGATACAGGACATAGAGAGAGGAAATCGAGGCTGTGAGAGCAGCAGGGATACAG gGCCGCCACCACCACTGAAGACCCGCTCTGTGCTCCGGGGTGATGATGTCCTCCTGCCCTGTGACCAGCCATCCAACCTGGCCCGGGCCTTGTGGCTGTTCAATGGGAGCATGGGCCTGAGCGATGGGCAGGGTGGCTACCGTGTGGGCGTGGATGGGCTGCTGGTGACAGATGCACAGCCCGAGCACAGTGGCAACTATGGCTGCTATGCTGAAGAAAATGGCCTCCGCACCCTGCTGGCCTCCTATAGCCTCGCTGTCCGGCCGGCCACTCCTGCCCCAGCTCCGCAAGCCCCTGCCACAGCTGGGGCACAGCTGGCACCTGATGTGAGACTGCTCTATGTGCTCGCCATTGCTGCACTTGGTGGCCTCTGCCTCATcctggcctcctccctcctctatGTGGCCTGTCTGCGGGAAGGCAGACGAGGGCGCCGACGGAAATACTCGCTGGGTCGGGCCAGCCGGGCAGGAGGATCTGCCGTGCAGCTTCAGACAGTCTCAGGCCAGTGTCCTGGAGAGGAAGATGAGGGTGATGAGGAGGAGGGGGCTGAGGGCCTGGAAGGCAGCTGTCTTCAGATCATCCCTGGAGAGggagccccagccccaccacccCCACCGCCCCCACCGCCACCGGCTGAGCTGACCAATGGCCTGGTGGCACTGCCCAGCCGGCTGCGAAGGATGAATGGCAATAGCTACGTGCTCCTGAGGCAGAGCAACAATGGAGTACCAGCAGGGCCCTGCTCCTTCGCCGAGGAACTCAGTCGCATCCTGGAGAAAAGGAAGCACACGCAGCTCGTAGAGCAGCTAGATGAGAGCTCTGTCTga
- the SEMA4G gene encoding semaphorin-4G isoform X1, whose translation MLGRLWPLLLSFLAATAVPGPSLRRPSRELDATPRMTIPYEELSGIRHFKGQAQNYSTLLLEEASARLLVGARGALYSLSANDIGDGAHKEIHWEASPEMQSKCHQKGKNNQTECFNHVRFLQRLNSTHLYACGTHAFQPLCAAIDAEAFTLPTSFEEGKEKCPYDPARGFTGLIIDGGLYTATRYEFRSIPDIRRSRHPHSLRTEETPMHWLNDAEFVFSVLVRESKASAVGDDDKVYYFFTERATEEGSGSFTQSRSSHRVARVARVCKGDLGGKKILQKKWTSFLKARLICHIPLYETLRGVCSLDADTSSRTHFYAVFTLSTQWKTLEASAICRYDLAEMQAVFAGPYMEYQDGSRRWGRYEGGVPEPRPGSCITDSLRNQGYNSSQDLPSLVLDFVKLHPLMARPVVPTRGRPLLLKRNVRYTHLTGTPVTTPAGPTYDLLFLGTADGWIHKAVVLGSGMHIIEETQVFREPQSVENLVISLLQHSLYVGAPSGVIQLPLSSCFRYRSCYDCILARDPYCGWDAGIQACMTATTTANRSQGSRTALIQDIERGNRGCESSRDTGPPPPLKTRSVLRGDDVLLPCDQPSNLARALWLFNGSMGLSDGQGGYRVGVDGLLVTDAQPEHSGNYGCYAEENGLRTLLASYSLAVRPATPAPAPQAPATAGAQLAPDVRLLYVLAIAALGGLCLILASSLLYVACLREGRRGRRRKYSLGRASRAGGSAVQLQTVSGQCPGEEDEGDEEEGAEGLEGSCLQIIPGEGAPAPPPPPPPPPPAELTNGLVALPSRLRRMNGNSYVLLRQSNNGVPAGPCSFAEELSRILEKRKHTQLVEQLDESSV comes from the exons ATGTTGGGGAGGCTCTGGCCCCTCCTCCTGAGCTTCCTTGCAGCAACTGCAGTCCCGGGACCCTCACTGCGGAGACCATCCAGAGAACTAGATGCCACCCCTCGGATGACCATACCCTACGAAG AGCTCTCTGGGATCCGGCACTTCAAGGGCCAAGCCCAGAACTACTCAACACTGCTGCTGGAGGAGGCCTCAGCAAGGCTGCTGGTGGGAGCCCGAGGCGCCCTGTACTCTCTCAGTGCCAATGACATAGGAGACGGGGCTCACAAAGAG ATCCACTGGGAAGCCTCCCCAGAGATGCAAAGCAAATGTCatcaaaaagggaaaaacaaccAG ACGGAGTGCTTTAACCATGTGCGGTTCCTGCAGCGGCTCAATTCCACCCACCTCTATGCATGTGGGACTCACGCCTTCCAGCCCCTCTGTGCAGCCATC GATGCTGAGGCCTTCACCTTGCCAACGAGCTtcgaggaggggaaggagaagtgTCCTTATGACCCAGCCCGCGGCTTCACAGGCCTCATCATTG ATGGAGGCCTCTACACAGCCACTCGGTACGAATTCCGGAGCATTCCTGACATCCGCAGGAGCCGCCACCCACACTCCCTGAGAACCGAGGAGACGCCAATGCACTGGCTCAATG ATGCTGAGTTTGTGTTCTCTGTCCTCGTGCGGGAGAGCAAGGCCAGTGCAGTGGGTGACGATGACAAGGTTTACTACTTCTTCACGGAGCGTGCCACCGAGGAGGGTTCTGGCAGCTTCACTCAGAGCCGCAGCAGCCACCGTGTGGCCCGTGTGGCTCGCGTCTGCAAG GGAGACCTGGGAGGGAAGAAGATCCTGCAGAAAAAGTGGACTTCCTTCCTGAAAGCCCGTCTCATCTGCCACATTCCACTATATGAGACGCTGCGTGGGGTCTGCAGCCTGGATGCTGATACCTCAAGCCGTACACACTTCTATGCAGTCTTCACACTGAGCACACAGTG GAAGACCCTGGAGGCCTCAGCCATTTGCCGCTATGACCTGGCCGAGATGCAGGCTGTCTTTGCAGGACCCTATATGGAATACCAGGATGGTTCCCGGCGTTGGGGTCGCTATGAGGGTGGGGTGCCTGAGCCCCGGCCTGGCTCG tgCATCACAGATTCATTACGCAACCAAGGCTACAACTCATCCCAAGACTTGCCGTCCCTGGTCCTGGACTTCGTAAAGTTGCACCCACTGATGGCTCGGCCCGTTGTGCCCACACGTGGACGGCCCCTGCTGCTCAAGCGCAACGTACGCTACACACACCTAACGGGGACGCCTGTCACCACGCCTGCTGGACCCACCTATGACCTGCTCTTTCTGGGCACAG CTGATGGCTGGATCCACAAGGCTGTAGTCCTGGGCTCTGGGATGCACATTATTGAAGAGACACAAGTgttcagggagccccagtctgtgGAAAATCTAGTCATCTCTCTATTGCAG CACAGCCTCTACGTGGGGGCTCCTAGCGGAGTCATCCAACTACCACTCTCCAGCTGCTTCCGCTACCGATCCTGCTATGACTGCATCTTGGCCCGGGACCCCTACTGTGGCTGGGACGCTGGCATCCAGGCCTGCATGACAGCCACCACCACAGCTAACAGGTCCCAGGGCAGCAG GACAGCACTGATACAGGACATAGAGAGAGGAAATCGAGGCTGTGAGAGCAGCAGGGATACAG gGCCGCCACCACCACTGAAGACCCGCTCTGTGCTCCGGGGTGATGATGTCCTCCTGCCCTGTGACCAGCCATCCAACCTGGCCCGGGCCTTGTGGCTGTTCAATGGGAGCATGGGCCTGAGCGATGGGCAGGGTGGCTACCGTGTGGGCGTGGATGGGCTGCTGGTGACAGATGCACAGCCCGAGCACAGTGGCAACTATGGCTGCTATGCTGAAGAAAATGGCCTCCGCACCCTGCTGGCCTCCTATAGCCTCGCTGTCCGGCCGGCCACTCCTGCCCCAGCTCCGCAAGCCCCTGCCACAGCTGGGGCACAGCTGGCACCTGATGTGAGACTGCTCTATGTGCTCGCCATTGCTGCACTTGGTGGCCTCTGCCTCATcctggcctcctccctcctctatGTGGCCTGTCTGCGGGAAGGCAGACGAGGGCGCCGACGGAAATACTCGCTGGGTCGGGCCAGCCGGGCAGGAGGATCTGCCGTGCAGCTTCAGACAGTCTCAGGCCAGTGTCCTGGAGAGGAAGATGAGGGTGATGAGGAGGAGGGGGCTGAGGGCCTGGAAGGCAGCTGTCTTCAGATCATCCCTGGAGAGggagccccagccccaccacccCCACCGCCCCCACCGCCACCGGCTGAGCTGACCAATGGCCTGGTGGCACTGCCCAGCCGGCTGCGAAGGATGAATGGCAATAGCTACGTGCTCCTGAGGCAGAGCAACAATGGAGTACCAGCAGGGCCCTGCTCCTTCGCCGAGGAACTCAGTCGCATCCTGGAGAAAAGGAAGCACACGCAGCTCGTAGAGCAGCTAGATGAGAGCTCTGTCTga